GGCGCCCGCATCTTCGAGGTGCTGGCCGCCGCCGCGCTGCTGGCCGGGGAGGATCCGCGGCCATGGGCGGCCCGCGCGGCCGAGGAGGCCGCCCGGGTCGGGCTGCCCGAGCAGCGGGGCCACGCACTGCTCGCCCGCGGCTACGCACTGGGCCGCGGCCCGGAGGCCGACCGGTGCTACGCCGAGGCGGCCGACCTGCTGGCGGGCGCGCCCGCCGGCGGCCGGGCCCGGACGTTCGCGCGGTCGGCTCAGCAACGGCGCCACCGCCCCGGCCCCGACCCGCTGGTCGAGCTCACCACCAGGGAGCAGGAGGTCGCCCAGCTCGCCGGCCAGGGGCTGCGGACCCGGGACATCGCCAGCCGACTGCGGGTGAGCCCGCGCACCGTCGACACCCACCTCTCGCACATCTACGACAAGCTCGGCATGAGTTCGCGGGTCGAGCTGGCCCGGCTGCTGTCCCCGGTCCAACTGCTGCCCCCGGGCCGCTGATGTCGCCGATCCGCTGATCGGCGCGCGGCGCGCAACGGCGCGCGCCGCGCGTGACACCACGGGACGGCTCGGCACCCGCCGCCACGTCAGCTCGCGGTGGGCAGGTCGAGCAGCCGGTCGGAGGTGAGGATGGCGTGGTGCAGCCGCCGTAGCGAGCGGCAGGGCTCCAGCCCCAGCTCGGCCCGCAGCACCCGCTGGGCGTCGCGGTACACCGACAGTGCCTCGGCCTGCCGGCCCGAGCGGTAGAGGACGAGCATCAGCTGCGAGTACAGCGACTCCCGCAGCGGATGCTGGGCGATGAGCGTGCCGAGCAGGCTGATCACCTCCCGGTGCCGGCCGAGCGCCGTGCGGGCCTCGACCGACAGCTCCAGGGCGGCGAGGAGCTCCTCCTCGGCCCAGGCGGCGAAGGCGGTCAGGACCGGCCCCTCCACGGCGGATTCCAGCACCGGGCCACGGACCAGGGACAGCGCGAGCTCGGCGGCGGCCAGCGCCTCCTCGTAGCGCCCGGCCAGGTGGTGCTCCCGCCCGTCGCGCATCGCCTCCTGGAACTCGACGACGTCGTAGCTGGCGCCGTCCAGCCGCAGCAGGTAGCCGGCGGGCTTGGTGACGATGGTGCGGGTGGGGTTCGCGCCGGCGGCCGCGAGGAACTTGCGCAGCTGGGAGATGTAGACGTGGATGGCGGCCGCCGCCCGGCGGGGCGGCCGATCTCCCCACAGTTCCATGACCAGAGTGTCCTTGGTCGTGATCCGGCCGGCGCCGACGAGCAGCACGGCCAGGGTGGTCTCCATCTTCGGCGCGCTCAGCAGGTGGCTCTCCCGGCTGTTCGACACGCGCAGGGGCCCGAGCAGTTCGTATCGCATTGACACCTCGTGCAGGCAGCAGGAAACGAGTCCGGGAAGGGGAGGGCCTCACTGTCCCGCGGCAACGTGGTGCGCACATCGGTGAAACTGCGTAGGTAAACCGATACGCCGCCCGGCGGCGTTCCAGCCGCGTTCCTCCGGCCGGGGCGTCGGGGGGGGAATTCCCGCCGCGGCGCGGGGCGCGCCGCCTGCGGAGTACCGCACTATAGCGGGCGATCAAGGACGTGGCGGCCCGGCCCGCCATCCGCGATGACGGCATTGGCGGTACCCGCCGGGCGCTGGTCCGGCCGCCGGATTAGAAAACCTTTAGACGGCCCGCCGACTCTCACCTCGTCGAGACAGCGACGAGGGGACCGTCCGTGTCAGATTTCCAGGACGACCACGATCCGGGCGCCGTGTGGCGGCTGCCGGTCAGTGACACCACGATCCTGTTGGTCGAACTCACCACCGGTGAGCCGGTGCTGCGCCAGCGGGACCTGCTCGCCCCACGCGCCGACGCGGTCCGGCCGCCGTCGCGTGAGTACCGCGGCCGGCGGACCGGCGAGAACAGCGGGCCGGGACCGGGCTGGTCGGTCACCGGCCCCGACGACTCCGCGGGGGTCGAGTACGACCCGGCCGGGCGGCCGGTGCGGCACACCGACGCCGCCGGCGCGGTCACCGCCTTCAGCTGGGACGACGAGCACCGGCTGACCGGGCTCACCGACGCGGCCGGCGCCCTCGTCCGCCTCTCCTACACCGCCGCCGGGGCCGTCAGCGAGGTCGTCCTGGAGGGCGTCGGGCGCACCGGCTTCACCTACCAGGACGAACCGTCCGGGACGGGCGGGCCGGCGGGCTCCGGCGGGCCGGCGGCCGAGGGGACCCGCACCGTGGTGACGGACCCGCTCGGCCGCGCCACCGCGTACACCTTCGACGGCCACGGCCGGCTGCTGACGGTCACCGACCCGCTGGGCGGCGTGCACCGCCAGGAATGGGATCCGGTGGGCCGGCTGGCCGCCGTCGTCGACCGGACGGGCGGGCGCACCGCCTACGAGTACGACGGGCACGGCCGCCTCGTCGCCCGGGTCGCGCCGACCTCGGCCCGCTCGTCGGTCGGCTACGGCGACCCGGCGCATCCGGACCTGGTCACCACACTGCGGGACCCGGCGGGCAACGAGGTCGTCCTCGAGCACGACACCGCCGGCCGGGTGGTGCGCGCCGGCACCCCGGGCACCGCGGGGGCAGCCGACACCGCGGGCGCGGCCGGCTCTCTCGACCGGCGGGCCTACGACCCCGTGCACGGCCGGATCAGCTCCGTCACGAACGGTGCCGGCCATCGCACCTCCTTCGAGTACGACGCGGCGGGCGAGCTCGTCGCGGTCAGCCCGCCGGCACCGCGGCGCCGCGCCTCGTACGACTACGACGAGTTCGGCCGCGTCGTCGCCGTGACCGGCGGCAACGGGCGGCGCACGGCGTACCGTCACGACCCGGTCGGCCGGCTCGTCGAGGTCAGCGGCCCCGGCGGGGTGCTCCTCTCCCAGACGCACGACCCGCTGGGCCGGATCGTGCGCCGCGCGGGCGCCGGCTGGCGCTACGACTACAGCTGGGTGGCGACGTCGGCCGGCAGCCGGCTCGCCGCGGTGGTGCGCACCGACGACGCCGGCCGGGAGGAGGTGCGCGCGGAGCACGGTCCCGACGGGGCGCTGCGCTCGCTGACGACCGCCGGCGGCACCACGGACTACGACTACGACCCCGCCGGCCGGCTGGCCGGGGTGCGCACCCCCACCGGGCACCAGGCCCGCTTCACCCGCGACGCCGCCGGGCGCGCGCTGCGGATCGAGTTCGGCGGCGCCGTCCAGGAGATCTCCTACGACGCGGCGGGCCGCCGCCGGGCGCTGACCCTGCTCGGCGCGGACGGCGCGACGCTGCTGAGCGCCGAGTACGACTACCGGGACCCGACCGGCGCGGACGGCGACCGGTTGCGCCGGCTCGTCCTGGACGGGCAGGCCACCGAGTACGCCTACGACCCGCTCGGCCAGCTCATCCAGGCCGGGCCCACCAGCTACGCCTACGACGCTGCGCTCAACCTCGTCCGCCTCGGGGAGACGGCGTTCACCATCGGCGCGGCCGGCGAGGTCACCCGCTTCGGCGCGACCGAGTTCGACTACGACGGCGCCGGCAACTTCGTCGAGGAGGTCAACCCGACCGGCTCGTTCCGCTACAGCGACACGAACCAGACCGTGCTCGGCGTCTTCGGCGGCGCGATCGTCGCCGACATCGCCCACGACGGCCTCGGCCAGCAGACACCCCGGCGGGTCACCGAGACCACGGTCGACGGGCGGACCGTCACCCACGTCCTGACGCACGGCCCGCTGGGCGTCGCCCGGGTGGTCGACGACGGCGTGCCCCTCGACGTGGTGCGCCTCCCCGACGGCACGGTGCTCGCGGTCATCACCGCCGAGGGCCGGCTGCTGTGGACGGTGACCGACCACCAGGGCTCCGTGCTGGCACTCGTCGACGAGCAGGGGGGGCTGGCCGCCCGCTACGGCTACACCCCGCACGGCGCGGTGACCGCCACCGGCCCGGACGCCGCCACCAACCCGTTCCGCTACCGGGGTGCCTACCAGCTGCTGCGCAGCGCGCACTTCCTCGACAACCGCCTCTACAACGGCTACTGGGGCCGGTTCACCCAGCCCGACCCCACCGGCCGGCAGTACGGCCCCTACACGTTCGCGGACAACGACCCGCTCGGCGCCGGACTCCCCGGCCGGCACGACTTCTGGGCGGCGCTGACCGGGCCGCCGGAGCTCGCCGCCGAGC
The Parafrankia discariae DNA segment above includes these coding regions:
- a CDS encoding allene oxide cyclase barrel-like domain-containing protein, which translates into the protein MSDFQDDHDPGAVWRLPVSDTTILLVELTTGEPVLRQRDLLAPRADAVRPPSREYRGRRTGENSGPGPGWSVTGPDDSAGVEYDPAGRPVRHTDAAGAVTAFSWDDEHRLTGLTDAAGALVRLSYTAAGAVSEVVLEGVGRTGFTYQDEPSGTGGPAGSGGPAAEGTRTVVTDPLGRATAYTFDGHGRLLTVTDPLGGVHRQEWDPVGRLAAVVDRTGGRTAYEYDGHGRLVARVAPTSARSSVGYGDPAHPDLVTTLRDPAGNEVVLEHDTAGRVVRAGTPGTAGAADTAGAAGSLDRRAYDPVHGRISSVTNGAGHRTSFEYDAAGELVAVSPPAPRRRASYDYDEFGRVVAVTGGNGRRTAYRHDPVGRLVEVSGPGGVLLSQTHDPLGRIVRRAGAGWRYDYSWVATSAGSRLAAVVRTDDAGREEVRAEHGPDGALRSLTTAGGTTDYDYDPAGRLAGVRTPTGHQARFTRDAAGRALRIEFGGAVQEISYDAAGRRRALTLLGADGATLLSAEYDYRDPTGADGDRLRRLVLDGQATEYAYDPLGQLIQAGPTSYAYDAALNLVRLGETAFTIGAAGEVTRFGATEFDYDGAGNFVEEVNPTGSFRYSDTNQTVLGVFGGAIVADIAHDGLGQQTPRRVTETTVDGRTVTHVLTHGPLGVARVVDDGVPLDVVRLPDGTVLAVITAEGRLLWTVTDHQGSVLALVDEQGGLAARYGYTPHGAVTATGPDAATNPFRYRGAYQLLRSAHFLDNRLYNGYWGRFTQPDPTGRQYGPYTFADNDPLGAGLPGRHDFWAALTGPPELAAELFFPPADVAAPTAGAADGPHARAALAALTGPGVTPAQLPRIAEHGTGHTAGRRTDRTTAPAGPAGRANPTPKGRPTVADQIVIRVPNEVVVKVVDDVVDLGDPQIGQTGVFDDELYDEDGNLIGTSHGSFRIEYVRPGDGGLITYYTEDITLDDGTIHAEGWADFKDVKTSKWVHYPATGTGGRYAGLTGFRTWRMTGVRASAEARILLSD
- a CDS encoding AfsR/SARP family transcriptional regulator — translated: MRYELLGPLRVSNSRESHLLSAPKMETTLAVLLVGAGRITTKDTLVMELWGDRPPRRAAAAIHVYISQLRKFLAAAGANPTRTIVTKPAGYLLRLDGASYDVVEFQEAMRDGREHHLAGRYEEALAAAELALSLVRGPVLESAVEGPVLTAFAAWAEEELLAALELSVEARTALGRHREVISLLGTLIAQHPLRESLYSQLMLVLYRSGRQAEALSVYRDAQRVLRAELGLEPCRSLRRLHHAILTSDRLLDLPTAS